One stretch of Roseibium sp. HPY-6 DNA includes these proteins:
- a CDS encoding division/cell wall cluster transcriptional repressor MraZ, which produces MSGFVSHFTNRLDAKGRVSIPAPFRSVLARDGFEGLYCITSAHCDAVDAGGNELLAEINKRSEAFAKLSPDHDALAVALFGASENPKIDGDGRMTISDMIRDHTGISDQVTFVGMNYKFQIWEPEKFREYRAEAQRRALAMLSGNAPAPSQGEPA; this is translated from the coding sequence ATGTCCGGCTTTGTTTCTCATTTTACCAACCGGCTCGATGCCAAGGGTCGCGTGTCGATCCCGGCACCCTTTCGGTCGGTCTTGGCGAGAGACGGCTTTGAGGGTCTTTACTGCATCACTTCCGCGCATTGCGATGCCGTTGACGCTGGCGGCAATGAGTTGCTGGCCGAGATCAACAAACGTTCAGAAGCATTTGCAAAGCTGTCGCCGGATCATGATGCGCTTGCCGTCGCCCTGTTTGGCGCGAGCGAGAACCCGAAAATCGACGGAGATGGCCGTATGACCATTTCCGACATGATCCGCGATCATACCGGCATCAGCGACCAGGTGACCTTTGTCGGCATGAACTACAAGTTTCAGATCTGGGAGCCGGAAAAGTTTCGTGAGTACCGTGCTGAGGCCCAAAGGCGTGCGCTTGCGATGCTGTCGGGGAATGCCCCCGCACCTTCACAAGGAGAGCCGGCATGA
- a CDS encoding carboxymuconolactone decarboxylase family protein, whose protein sequence is MTDFTLHTQETAPDDSRPLLDNSLKAFGMIPNLHAVMAESPQHLEAYQKLHELFQQTSLSVAEQTVVWMTINVEHGCHYCVPAHTAIAHMQKVNEGVIESLRNAAPLEDDKLEALRQFTLKVVRQRGVVSDADVDAFLAAGYTKRQVLDIVLGLAQKVMSNYVNHLADTPVDAPFQKFDWKPSAAAAE, encoded by the coding sequence ATGACCGACTTCACGCTTCATACCCAGGAAACCGCACCTGACGATAGCCGCCCGCTTCTGGACAACTCCCTGAAAGCCTTCGGCATGATCCCGAACCTCCACGCCGTTATGGCGGAGTCCCCGCAACATCTGGAAGCCTACCAGAAGCTTCACGAGCTCTTTCAGCAGACCAGCCTATCTGTTGCCGAGCAAACCGTTGTCTGGATGACGATCAACGTTGAGCACGGTTGCCACTATTGTGTCCCGGCGCATACAGCGATCGCCCATATGCAAAAGGTCAATGAAGGCGTTATCGAAAGCCTAAGAAATGCTGCGCCGCTTGAAGACGACAAACTGGAGGCTCTGCGCCAGTTTACGCTGAAAGTAGTCCGCCAGCGCGGTGTTGTTTCCGACGCGGACGTAGATGCGTTTCTTGCAGCAGGCTACACGAAACGCCAAGTCCTCGACATCGTTCTTGGCCTCGCGCAGAAAGTCATGTCAAATTATGTAAACCACCTGGCAGACACGCCGGTTGACGCGCCTTTCCAGAAGTTCGACTGGAAACCGTCAGCTGCCGCTGCAGAGTAA
- the rsmH gene encoding 16S rRNA (cytosine(1402)-N(4))-methyltransferase RsmH has protein sequence MTALGDRDAASAAGGPERHVPVLLSEVLEWLDPKADNVIIDGTFGAGGYSRAILALGARVIGIDRDPDAIAAGQSIVEDAGGSLMLASGQFADLEQHARALGFEEVDGVVLDLGVSSMQLDEAERGFSFLRDGPLDMRMEQAGPSAADVVNDLPVRDLIRIIGLLGEEKRATSVAHAIDKARKEKPFSRTLELAELIERVLGRSPKKAQIHPATRTFQALRIYVNGELHQAAKALGAAERILRPGGRLVLVSFHSLEDRIVKRFFQDRTRTRGGGSRHMPEEEVPPATFELLTRKAVEATAHETGANPRARSAKLRAGRRTQAPVRELDIHAAGVPRLAEFHGLGG, from the coding sequence ATGACGGCGCTTGGCGACAGGGATGCAGCTTCTGCCGCAGGCGGACCCGAGCGTCACGTGCCGGTTCTCCTCAGTGAGGTTCTTGAGTGGCTGGATCCGAAAGCAGACAATGTCATCATTGACGGCACTTTTGGTGCCGGCGGCTATTCCCGCGCCATTCTTGCGCTCGGCGCTCGGGTCATCGGCATCGATCGCGATCCCGATGCCATCGCCGCGGGGCAGTCGATCGTCGAGGATGCTGGAGGGAGCCTGATGTTGGCTTCAGGGCAGTTCGCCGATCTGGAGCAGCATGCGCGCGCGCTGGGCTTTGAAGAAGTCGACGGTGTTGTCCTCGATCTCGGCGTTTCCTCCATGCAGCTCGACGAAGCCGAACGAGGCTTTTCCTTTCTTCGAGACGGGCCCCTCGACATGCGCATGGAGCAGGCGGGACCGTCAGCGGCAGATGTCGTCAACGACCTGCCGGTCCGCGATCTGATCAGAATTATCGGGCTCCTTGGCGAGGAGAAGCGCGCAACATCTGTCGCGCATGCAATCGACAAGGCGCGCAAGGAAAAACCGTTTTCACGCACGCTGGAACTTGCGGAGCTGATTGAAAGGGTGCTTGGCCGTTCTCCGAAAAAAGCGCAGATCCATCCGGCGACCCGAACATTTCAGGCGCTCAGGATCTACGTGAATGGTGAATTGCATCAGGCGGCAAAGGCTTTGGGAGCCGCTGAGCGGATTTTGAGACCCGGTGGTCGTCTCGTTCTCGTCAGCTTTCATTCTCTGGAAGACCGCATCGTGAAGAGGTTCTTTCAGGACAGAACGCGGACAAGGGGCGGCGGATCCCGGCATATGCCCGAAGAAGAGGTGCCGCCGGCAACATTTGAATTGCTGACACGCAAGGCAGTTGAAGCAACGGCGCACGAAACAGGAGCAAATCCGCGTGCGCGGTCGGCAAAGCTGAGGGCAGGGCGGCGCACGCAAGCGCCGGTTCGCGAATTGGATATCCATGCTGCAGGCGTACCCCGCCTTGCAGAGTTTCATGGGTTGGGGGGCTGA
- a CDS encoding NAD(P)/FAD-dependent oxidoreductase: MTKRKNVAIIGGGVSGLAAAKAFDERGHRVFGFERSHDFGGVWELSRSYPGVQTQSPKDLYRYTDLAMPDDYPEWPKGPQVHAYLHAYANKHKLARLFQLNTNVLAMDRRKDGQPGWTLTLKAGGAPRTQDFDFVAVCTGQFSDKNILTHPGQEVFETGGGKVIHSSEYTDPAAVNGKNVVVLGGSKSATDIAVNAAANGAKSVTLVYREPVWRVPYFVGGINFKRLLYMRAQEDQFNGWGRSPLGKALFTAFKPLIWANFRGLETLLKLQLGLKKWDMVPDGPIEKDASCSLPIVTPGLFEGFKDGTIKPVRGTFDRYEEDHVVLTNGEKVPCDLSILAVGWKLGVPYLAQEYQDKLIEPDGQYRVYRLAVNPDLPDMGFVGFNSSFCTVLSAEMIANWLVRYADGKLANQPTETEMTKNIEEMLEWRRNERPAAKVYGGLCSAPFHFRHFDELLSDMGAAKTKRSNPLAEQFSYPNADAYGAFLASAPQYAAE; this comes from the coding sequence ATGACGAAACGCAAAAACGTCGCAATCATCGGCGGCGGTGTGAGCGGTCTTGCCGCGGCAAAGGCCTTCGATGAACGCGGTCACCGGGTGTTCGGCTTTGAGCGAAGTCATGATTTTGGCGGTGTTTGGGAGCTGTCCCGATCCTATCCCGGCGTACAGACACAGTCGCCGAAGGATCTATATCGGTACACCGATCTTGCCATGCCCGACGACTATCCCGAATGGCCGAAGGGACCACAGGTTCACGCTTATCTTCATGCCTATGCGAACAAGCACAAACTGGCGAGACTGTTTCAACTGAATACGAATGTCCTTGCCATGGATCGCAGAAAGGACGGTCAGCCCGGTTGGACGCTCACGCTCAAGGCCGGCGGTGCGCCACGGACTCAGGACTTTGATTTTGTCGCCGTTTGCACCGGACAGTTCTCCGACAAGAACATCCTTACGCACCCCGGGCAGGAAGTGTTCGAAACCGGAGGGGGAAAGGTCATTCACAGTTCGGAATACACAGATCCGGCAGCGGTGAATGGCAAGAACGTCGTCGTGTTGGGCGGATCGAAATCCGCGACCGACATAGCCGTCAATGCCGCTGCCAACGGGGCAAAGTCAGTCACGCTGGTTTATCGGGAACCCGTCTGGCGTGTGCCGTACTTTGTCGGTGGCATCAATTTCAAACGGCTGCTTTACATGCGCGCGCAGGAAGATCAGTTCAACGGCTGGGGACGATCGCCCCTCGGCAAAGCCCTCTTTACCGCCTTCAAGCCTCTGATCTGGGCCAACTTCCGCGGCCTCGAAACCTTGCTCAAACTTCAACTCGGCCTGAAAAAATGGGACATGGTGCCAGACGGACCGATCGAAAAAGACGCCTCCTGTTCACTCCCCATAGTCACCCCCGGCCTCTTCGAAGGCTTCAAGGACGGAACAATCAAACCTGTCAGAGGGACATTTGACCGATATGAAGAGGACCATGTCGTCCTGACAAATGGCGAGAAAGTGCCCTGCGACCTGTCGATCCTCGCGGTTGGCTGGAAACTCGGCGTTCCCTATCTCGCACAGGAATACCAGGACAAACTCATAGAGCCTGACGGTCAGTACCGCGTCTACCGGCTGGCGGTGAACCCGGATCTGCCTGACATGGGATTTGTCGGCTTCAACTCCAGTTTCTGCACGGTCCTGTCGGCGGAGATGATCGCGAACTGGCTCGTTCGATATGCCGATGGCAAGCTGGCGAACCAGCCTACCGAAACTGAGATGACCAAGAACATCGAGGAAATGCTTGAGTGGCGCCGCAATGAACGTCCCGCCGCCAAGGTTTATGGAGGCCTGTGTTCTGCTCCCTTCCATTTCCGCCATTTCGATGAGTTGCTGTCGGATATGGGGGCTGCCAAGACAAAACGGTCAAACCCGCTCGCCGAGCAGTTTTCCTATCCAAACGCTGACGCCTACGGCGCGTTTCTGGCCAGCGCACCGCAATACGCAGCGGAATGA
- a CDS encoding penicillin-binding protein 2 codes for MTIVSEPASFLQVKRTNPRVVRGSISSSAVKSRVYVAMLAFACVYAAIGGRLVLLAQMEEAPSRAWISAQDSVSASRPDLIDRNGEILATDIKTASLYAEPRRILDVDEAVEGLIRVLPELDEKLVRRRLESGAGFVWLKREMTPQKADQIHNLGLPGIGFLSENQRFYPGGPTAGHIVGSVNVDNQGLAGIEKYIDDEWLGDLQSLGFASGRSMEPVRLSVDLRVQHVVRDELVKAMERYRAIAAAGIVLDAKTGEVVAMSSLPDYDPNDRSQALERDRLNRATGGVFEMGSVFKAFTTAMALDSGSVSINDSFDATRPIRAAGRTITDFHGKNRILSVPEIFIYSSNIGTAKMMLATGVARQKEFLERLHLTNRLKTELPENAAPLLPPKWNELAAMTISFGHGLSVTPMQTAVAAAAVVNGGTLLPPTFMPRSEDEAQAVGKQVISPDVSRMMRYLFRLNVLSGSGRRADVPGYTVGGKTGTAEKIENGRYVNNKRRNSFLSAFPMDDPRYVVLVVIDEPKPERQGIGATAGLNAAPTVGAIVRRSAPMLGVMPRFGKGDEPIEISY; via the coding sequence ATGACCATTGTAAGCGAGCCGGCAAGTTTTCTACAGGTAAAGCGCACCAATCCCCGCGTTGTGCGTGGATCGATATCCTCAAGTGCCGTGAAGTCACGCGTCTATGTGGCCATGTTGGCTTTTGCATGCGTCTATGCGGCGATTGGCGGTCGTCTGGTGCTTCTGGCGCAGATGGAAGAAGCGCCGTCGCGTGCCTGGATTTCCGCTCAGGATTCTGTTTCCGCTTCCCGTCCCGATTTGATCGACCGTAACGGTGAAATCCTGGCGACCGATATCAAGACCGCCTCGCTCTACGCTGAGCCGCGCCGTATTCTGGACGTTGACGAGGCGGTCGAGGGATTGATCCGCGTTTTGCCGGAACTGGACGAGAAGCTGGTAAGGCGACGTTTGGAAAGCGGCGCGGGATTTGTCTGGCTGAAGCGTGAAATGACGCCCCAGAAGGCCGACCAGATCCACAATCTCGGACTTCCCGGTATAGGCTTTCTTTCGGAAAACCAGCGGTTTTATCCCGGTGGCCCAACGGCCGGTCACATTGTCGGCTCGGTGAATGTCGACAATCAGGGTCTTGCCGGCATCGAAAAGTACATCGACGACGAATGGCTTGGAGACCTGCAATCACTCGGCTTTGCCTCAGGGAGATCGATGGAGCCGGTCAGGCTGTCAGTCGACCTTCGCGTTCAGCACGTCGTGCGCGATGAGTTGGTCAAGGCGATGGAGCGTTACCGGGCGATTGCCGCGGCGGGGATCGTTCTGGATGCGAAGACCGGTGAGGTTGTCGCCATGTCTTCTTTGCCGGACTACGATCCCAATGACAGGTCTCAGGCTCTGGAGCGTGACCGTTTGAACCGGGCAACCGGCGGCGTCTTCGAGATGGGGTCGGTGTTCAAGGCCTTCACCACCGCAATGGCACTGGATTCCGGTTCGGTCTCCATAAACGACAGCTTCGATGCGACCCGGCCGATTCGCGCTGCAGGGCGGACGATCACGGATTTCCACGGGAAAAACCGCATTTTGTCCGTCCCCGAAATCTTCATCTATTCTTCCAATATCGGTACGGCAAAAATGATGTTGGCAACAGGTGTTGCCCGTCAGAAGGAGTTCCTGGAAAGGCTGCATCTGACCAACCGGCTGAAGACCGAGCTGCCGGAAAATGCGGCACCGCTGCTGCCGCCGAAATGGAATGAACTTGCCGCCATGACCATCTCGTTCGGGCACGGATTGTCCGTGACACCGATGCAGACGGCTGTTGCCGCCGCTGCAGTCGTCAACGGCGGGACGCTTCTGCCGCCAACCTTCATGCCGCGCTCCGAAGACGAAGCGCAAGCTGTTGGAAAACAAGTTATATCGCCGGACGTAAGCCGTATGATGCGGTACCTGTTCCGGTTGAATGTGCTGTCCGGATCCGGGCGTCGTGCGGACGTGCCGGGCTACACGGTCGGCGGTAAGACTGGCACTGCGGAAAAGATTGAAAACGGGCGTTACGTCAACAACAAACGCCGCAATTCCTTCCTGTCAGCCTTTCCGATGGATGATCCGAGATATGTGGTTCTGGTGGTCATCGATGAACCAAAACCTGAGCGACAGGGTATCGGTGCGACGGCAGGCTTGAACGCCGCGCCGACGGTTGGGGCGATTGTCAGGCGCTCTGCGCCGATGCTCGGCGTGATGCCCCGGTTCGGCAAGGGGGATGAACCAATCGAGATTTCCTATTAA
- a CDS encoding UDP-N-acetylmuramoyl-L-alanyl-D-glutamate--2,6-diaminopimelate ligase — MRAKSAGGVAAVYRSLAFKKDDAHIERSGEMDLEYLAGGIPVPDPAKELKIFGLTADSRKVEPGFLFAAFKGATVDGTRFAPDAVAAGAACVLCADEALGELRASLPESAVIVSADEPRQVFAKMAARFYGRQPDVIVAVTGTAGKTSVAHFVRQIFQAAGHPAASLGTLGTVKPDGTSYGGLTTPDPVALHKELAELEREGINHAAMEASSHGLDQFRLDGVRLTAAAFTNLGRDHMDYHPTIEDYLRAKLRLFEDLLPDGGTVVVDPAEKYADRVLEVAERRGLPVFTVGETGEGLKLTGMQTHGSGQELTLLTKRGEYKITLPLIGRFQVSNALVAAGLAIVAGTDMGLVLRSLENLKGAPGRLELAGKTASGGLVFVDYAHKPDALDNALAALKPYATGKLSVVVGAGGDRDPGKRTLMGEAAARHADLVIVTDDNPRSEDPAAIRKAVMSGAPEAIEIADRHDAITEGVRHLGAGDILCVAGKGHETGQIVGETVIPFSDHDAVQSAISLVGDT; from the coding sequence GTGAGAGCCAAGAGCGCCGGCGGGGTCGCAGCCGTTTACCGGTCTCTGGCTTTCAAAAAAGACGACGCACACATTGAACGATCAGGTGAGATGGATCTTGAATACTTGGCTGGCGGCATTCCGGTGCCGGATCCGGCAAAGGAACTGAAAATATTCGGCCTGACGGCAGACAGCCGGAAGGTGGAGCCCGGATTTCTTTTCGCGGCCTTCAAGGGAGCGACCGTCGACGGCACGCGTTTCGCACCGGATGCGGTCGCGGCCGGAGCGGCCTGCGTCCTGTGTGCCGATGAGGCGCTCGGCGAGCTACGGGCCAGTCTCCCCGAAAGTGCTGTCATTGTTTCTGCAGACGAACCGCGTCAGGTGTTCGCGAAAATGGCAGCCAGGTTCTATGGCCGGCAGCCAGATGTAATCGTCGCCGTCACCGGGACAGCCGGCAAAACCTCCGTTGCCCATTTTGTCCGGCAGATTTTTCAGGCGGCAGGGCATCCCGCTGCAAGTCTTGGTACACTCGGAACAGTCAAACCCGACGGGACAAGCTATGGTGGTCTGACAACACCCGATCCTGTTGCTCTCCATAAGGAACTCGCCGAACTGGAGCGGGAAGGCATAAACCATGCGGCGATGGAGGCCTCTTCGCACGGGCTCGACCAGTTCCGGCTGGATGGTGTGCGGCTGACGGCTGCCGCCTTCACCAATCTTGGCCGCGACCATATGGATTATCACCCGACGATAGAAGACTATTTGCGCGCGAAGCTGCGCCTTTTTGAAGATCTGCTGCCTGATGGCGGGACCGTTGTTGTCGATCCGGCGGAAAAATACGCTGACCGGGTTCTTGAGGTTGCGGAGCGTCGCGGATTGCCGGTCTTCACAGTCGGAGAGACCGGTGAAGGTCTGAAGCTTACCGGTATGCAGACGCACGGTAGCGGACAGGAATTGACGCTGCTGACAAAACGCGGCGAATACAAGATCACGCTCCCCCTGATCGGGCGCTTTCAGGTTTCCAACGCGCTCGTTGCGGCCGGTCTGGCAATTGTTGCCGGGACCGATATGGGGCTGGTGCTCAGGTCGCTCGAAAACCTGAAAGGTGCGCCAGGACGTCTCGAGCTCGCCGGGAAAACCGCATCGGGTGGTCTGGTGTTTGTCGACTACGCGCACAAACCCGATGCGCTCGACAACGCTCTGGCGGCGCTCAAGCCCTACGCGACTGGGAAACTCTCGGTCGTGGTTGGGGCAGGCGGTGACCGGGACCCTGGAAAACGCACCCTGATGGGGGAAGCTGCTGCGCGCCACGCCGATCTGGTGATCGTGACCGACGACAACCCGCGATCGGAAGACCCGGCAGCCATCCGTAAAGCCGTTATGTCAGGTGCACCCGAAGCGATCGAAATTGCCGACCGCCATGATGCAATCACCGAAGGTGTAAGGCACCTTGGTGCCGGCGATATTCTGTGTGTAGCCGGAAAAGGCCACGAAACCGGCCAGATTGTTGGCGAGACAGTGATTCCCTTTTCCGATCATGACGCCGTGCAAAGCGCCATCAGCCTTGTAGGAGACACATGA
- a CDS encoding helix-turn-helix domain-containing protein yields the protein MLNAAPRPPLRDFRCFETSDVDEAREIVARNFCSHRLDRMSSGDRFDACQNRVDGNRLSLNYIRYCADVTIDPGELSDFFLIQIPVAGAAEVRNGTRSVWSTTSMGVILNPDRNTKMRWYAGCEQVLLQIEKSYIFEIAARMTGVEINTVRFLPGLNLKDAPIATWTKCLRGVFGAAETGEAFAEPRHLRQRHLEEALVSSLLEVQPSTVSHFFADVPTGAAPAILKRALHLINERFDQGLSLLDICAYAGTTPRNLQILFKRELGCSPMEKLQDVRLDFARHLLLSEGSNLSVAEVAERSGHRHAGRFSLAYKARFGEPPRTTLRSGLFD from the coding sequence ATGCTCAATGCCGCGCCCAGACCTCCGTTGCGTGATTTCCGGTGCTTTGAAACGTCTGACGTCGACGAAGCGCGGGAGATTGTTGCACGCAACTTTTGCAGCCACCGGCTGGACCGAATGTCTTCAGGGGATCGCTTCGACGCCTGCCAAAACAGGGTCGACGGCAACCGACTTTCCCTGAACTACATTCGTTATTGTGCCGATGTAACCATCGATCCCGGAGAATTGTCGGACTTCTTTCTGATCCAGATACCGGTAGCAGGTGCAGCCGAGGTCCGAAACGGCACGCGATCTGTCTGGTCGACCACATCAATGGGTGTGATTCTGAATCCGGACCGGAACACCAAGATGCGCTGGTATGCCGGATGCGAGCAGGTGTTGCTGCAGATCGAGAAGTCCTACATCTTCGAAATTGCTGCCCGGATGACAGGTGTCGAGATCAACACCGTTCGATTTCTACCCGGCCTCAATTTGAAAGATGCGCCAATCGCCACGTGGACAAAATGCCTGCGCGGCGTGTTTGGTGCGGCCGAAACCGGGGAAGCTTTCGCGGAGCCAAGGCACTTGCGGCAGCGGCATTTGGAAGAGGCTCTGGTCTCATCATTGCTTGAGGTGCAGCCAAGCACGGTGTCTCATTTTTTCGCGGACGTGCCAACGGGGGCTGCGCCCGCGATCCTGAAACGAGCGCTGCACCTGATCAACGAACGGTTTGATCAGGGTCTTAGTCTTCTCGACATCTGTGCGTATGCCGGGACGACACCCCGCAATCTGCAGATCCTGTTCAAGCGGGAACTTGGGTGCAGCCCAATGGAAAAGCTGCAGGATGTTCGTTTGGATTTCGCAAGGCACCTGTTGTTGTCCGAAGGCAGCAATCTCTCGGTCGCAGAAGTCGCCGAAAGATCCGGACACCGGCATGCGGGGCGGTTCTCTCTTGCCTACAAGGCACGTTTTGGAGAGCCGCCACGAACAACCTTGCGATCGGGTCTGTTTGACTAA
- a CDS encoding 3-oxoacid CoA-transferase subunit B gives MEAKEIIARRVAQEIKPDTLVNLGIGLPSMVANYLPKEVHVFFQAENGVIGLGARPPEGMEDPDLTDAGGGFVTAVPGAASIDSAMSFGLIRGGHLDMTVLGGLQVDERGYLANWMVPGKMVPGMGGAMDLVAGARHVIVAMVHTAKGKPKILHECSLPLTAQRRVSLVVTEMAVIEPTADGLLLKETGPDTTVDEILSATEANLIVRGDVPKMRL, from the coding sequence ATGGAAGCTAAGGAAATCATTGCACGCCGTGTTGCCCAGGAAATAAAGCCCGACACGCTGGTCAACCTCGGTATCGGGTTGCCCTCGATGGTCGCCAATTATCTGCCAAAGGAAGTTCACGTCTTTTTCCAGGCTGAAAACGGGGTCATCGGCTTAGGTGCCCGACCGCCGGAAGGCATGGAAGATCCGGATCTGACAGACGCCGGCGGCGGTTTCGTCACCGCAGTTCCAGGCGCTGCATCGATCGATAGCGCCATGAGCTTCGGTCTGATCCGCGGTGGACACCTCGACATGACGGTCCTGGGCGGATTGCAGGTCGATGAGCGCGGCTATCTCGCAAACTGGATGGTGCCGGGCAAAATGGTGCCCGGAATGGGAGGGGCGATGGACCTTGTCGCCGGTGCACGCCATGTGATCGTTGCGATGGTTCACACCGCAAAGGGCAAACCGAAGATCCTGCATGAGTGCAGCTTGCCTCTGACAGCCCAGCGCAGGGTGAGCCTTGTTGTGACGGAAATGGCAGTCATTGAGCCAACCGCTGACGGGCTTTTGCTGAAAGAAACCGGACCGGATACCACGGTCGACGAAATCCTTTCGGCCACGGAAGCTAATCTGATTGTGCGCGGCGATGTGCCCAAAATGCGCCTTTGA
- a CDS encoding TetR/AcrR family transcriptional regulator gives MAGRPKSFDMDKAVDAFVDVFWTKGYLGTSVDDLQDAAGIKRGSFYAAFGCKDDVFELVLEKYWREATELGLRSLETERDPLKAVAQLIRHVGMFMTQNTPRGCLLLTSSSSLKFSESGHDALAVRGRMKRLETRIFDTLTRQDSDMGPERAHSISAFTLSCLLGLNALARNGQNREKILAAADYSAKCVEAGLS, from the coding sequence ATGGCAGGACGGCCAAAATCATTTGACATGGACAAGGCTGTAGACGCGTTCGTTGATGTCTTTTGGACGAAGGGCTACCTCGGAACTTCGGTGGATGACCTGCAAGACGCAGCAGGGATCAAACGCGGCAGTTTTTATGCCGCCTTCGGATGCAAGGACGATGTATTTGAACTTGTTCTGGAAAAATACTGGCGGGAAGCGACGGAACTCGGTCTACGCTCACTCGAGACGGAAAGAGACCCGCTGAAAGCCGTCGCACAACTGATCCGCCATGTCGGCATGTTCATGACGCAGAACACGCCGCGCGGCTGTCTCCTGCTCACGTCTTCGTCTTCTTTGAAATTCAGCGAGTCGGGTCATGACGCCCTTGCGGTGCGAGGACGCATGAAAAGATTGGAAACTCGCATATTCGACACGCTGACCCGGCAGGACTCCGATATGGGGCCGGAACGTGCGCATTCGATCAGCGCGTTTACGCTGTCCTGCCTGCTCGGGCTCAATGCGCTGGCACGCAACGGGCAGAACCGGGAAAAAATTCTCGCGGCAGCGGATTATTCGGCGAAATGCGTTGAGGCTGGCCTGAGCTGA
- a CDS encoding 3-oxoacid CoA-transferase subunit A, translating into MKQAIKAGDAAELIPDGSTLLIGGFMGVGSPHRLIDAIVERGARNLTVVANDTAMPGKGIGKLITAGCLSKVIASHIGLNPETQQKMISGEINVDLVPQGTLVERIRAAGVGLGGILTPTGLGTLVEEGKQIVTVNDQRFLLEEPIHGDFALIAAHQADYVGNLEYSLTAHNFNPIMALAGKTVIAEPHTIVPIGVISPDSVKTPGVLVDHLLERQPDGS; encoded by the coding sequence ATGAAACAGGCGATCAAGGCAGGAGATGCCGCCGAGCTCATTCCGGATGGCTCGACACTGCTCATTGGCGGCTTCATGGGCGTTGGCTCGCCTCATCGGCTGATCGATGCCATTGTGGAACGCGGGGCAAGAAATCTGACGGTTGTCGCAAACGACACCGCGATGCCCGGCAAGGGTATCGGCAAGCTCATTACCGCCGGATGCCTTTCCAAGGTGATCGCCTCTCATATTGGCCTCAACCCCGAAACCCAGCAGAAAATGATCTCGGGCGAAATAAATGTCGACCTGGTGCCACAAGGAACGCTCGTGGAAAGAATACGGGCTGCGGGCGTCGGACTTGGCGGCATCCTGACACCAACCGGTCTGGGTACACTGGTTGAAGAAGGCAAGCAGATTGTGACGGTCAATGACCAGCGCTTTTTGCTTGAGGAACCGATCCATGGCGACTTTGCCCTGATCGCAGCCCATCAGGCGGACTACGTGGGCAATCTTGAATATTCTCTGACCGCCCACAATTTCAATCCGATCATGGCTCTGGCCGGTAAGACCGTCATTGCGGAACCGCACACCATTGTACCTATCGGAGTGATTTCGCCCGACAGCGTGAAAACACCCGGCGTTCTGGTCGATCACCTTCTGGAGAGACAGCCCGATGGAAGCTAA